The following coding sequences lie in one Chanos chanos chromosome 4, fChaCha1.1, whole genome shotgun sequence genomic window:
- the igfbp1a gene encoding insulin-like growth factor-binding protein 1a isoform X1, with translation MSGLPLKFFWVAALSSLLFALELRASPVVAQEPIRCAPCSPERLAECPAVDPQCEEVLREPGCGCCLACALKKGDLCGIHTAPCGSGLRCLPKPGEARPLHALTRGQAVCTEISGQSQTTQTPVHSEQGDHELESRNGATASEEFGSPLFLPGHGKPLDPRVVAGAQESMKAKVNAIRRKFIEQGPCHVELHRALEKIAKSQQKLGDKLTRFYLPNCDKKGLYKAKQCESFLDGQRGKCWCVSAWNGKKIMDLNDLPADADCPQEANH, from the exons ATGAGTGGATTGCCTCTGAAGTTTTTCTGGGTGGCAGCACTTAGCTCACTCCTGTTTGCCCTGGAGCTACGGGCTTCGCCGGTCGTAGCGCAGGAACCGATTCGCTGTGCCCCGTGCTCCCCGGAACGGCTCGCGGAGTGTCCGGCGGTGGATCCTCAGTGCGAGGAAGTTCTGCGGGAGCCCGGCTGCGGCTGCTGCCTCGCCTGCGCACTGAAAAAGGGAGATTTGTGCGGAATCCATACTGCACCGTGTGGCTCCGGACTCCGCTGCTTACCAAAACCCGGAGAAGCACGGCCCCTGCACGCCCTTACCCGGGGCCAAGCCGTCTGCACGGAGATCTCTGGGCAAagtcaaaccacacaaacaccag TTCATTCAGAGCAAGGCGACCACGAGTTGGAGAGTCGGAACGGAGCGACGGCGTCAGAAGAATTTGGCTCCCCTCTGTTTCTACCCGGTCATGGCAAACCTTTAGACCCGCGGGTTGTGGCCGGAGCTCAAGAGAGTATGAAGGCGAAAGTCAACGCCATTCGGAGAAAATTTATTGAGCAG GGTCCATGTCATGTGGAGCTGCACAGGGCCCTGGAGAAGATTGCGAAATCTCAGCAGAAACTAGGAGATAAACTGACCAGATTTTACCTCCCCAACTGTGACAAAAAGGGTCTCTACAAAGCCAAACAG TGTGAGTCATTCCTGGATGGACAGAGGGGGAAATGTTGGTGCGTGTCAGCGTGGAACGGGAAAAAGATCATGGATTTAAACGACCTCCCAGCAGATGCTGACTGTCCCCAGGAAGCTAACCACTGa
- the igfbp1a gene encoding insulin-like growth factor-binding protein 1a isoform X2 has product MSGLPLKFFWVAALSSLLFALELRASPVVAQEPIRCAPCSPERLAECPAVDPQCEEVLREPGCGCCLACALKKGDLCGIHTAPCGSGLRCLPKPGEARPLHALTRGQAVCTEISGQSQTTQTPEQGDHELESRNGATASEEFGSPLFLPGHGKPLDPRVVAGAQESMKAKVNAIRRKFIEQGPCHVELHRALEKIAKSQQKLGDKLTRFYLPNCDKKGLYKAKQCESFLDGQRGKCWCVSAWNGKKIMDLNDLPADADCPQEANH; this is encoded by the exons ATGAGTGGATTGCCTCTGAAGTTTTTCTGGGTGGCAGCACTTAGCTCACTCCTGTTTGCCCTGGAGCTACGGGCTTCGCCGGTCGTAGCGCAGGAACCGATTCGCTGTGCCCCGTGCTCCCCGGAACGGCTCGCGGAGTGTCCGGCGGTGGATCCTCAGTGCGAGGAAGTTCTGCGGGAGCCCGGCTGCGGCTGCTGCCTCGCCTGCGCACTGAAAAAGGGAGATTTGTGCGGAATCCATACTGCACCGTGTGGCTCCGGACTCCGCTGCTTACCAAAACCCGGAGAAGCACGGCCCCTGCACGCCCTTACCCGGGGCCAAGCCGTCTGCACGGAGATCTCTGGGCAAagtcaaaccacacaaacaccag AGCAAGGCGACCACGAGTTGGAGAGTCGGAACGGAGCGACGGCGTCAGAAGAATTTGGCTCCCCTCTGTTTCTACCCGGTCATGGCAAACCTTTAGACCCGCGGGTTGTGGCCGGAGCTCAAGAGAGTATGAAGGCGAAAGTCAACGCCATTCGGAGAAAATTTATTGAGCAG GGTCCATGTCATGTGGAGCTGCACAGGGCCCTGGAGAAGATTGCGAAATCTCAGCAGAAACTAGGAGATAAACTGACCAGATTTTACCTCCCCAACTGTGACAAAAAGGGTCTCTACAAAGCCAAACAG TGTGAGTCATTCCTGGATGGACAGAGGGGGAAATGTTGGTGCGTGTCAGCGTGGAACGGGAAAAAGATCATGGATTTAAACGACCTCCCAGCAGATGCTGACTGTCCCCAGGAAGCTAACCACTGa